A single genomic interval of Amblyomma americanum isolate KBUSLIRL-KWMA chromosome 11, ASM5285725v1, whole genome shotgun sequence harbors:
- the LOC144110647 gene encoding glycoprotein-N-acetylgalactosamine 3-beta-galactosyltransferase 1-like: protein MQGLVRFGAFLVATVSGSLLAVIVLQYREILETTVHLATPASYALPSSGYRSWLSDQGLERIPLQYGVNEAHVLYERVPVLCLIHATSTQQARAALNTWSRRCNRAVFFGTFSDPYVPIERVSDSCSLLRRVVRAHGGSFRWLLLVDDETFAVVENLRFYVAPLNASAVHYLGHPVRGAPFHNALAAGVALSEGAVRALLPPRDRSVRCRNGDHQPSIAELDKYIGALLRRGGRPVEPVDTRDPLRRGRFNPLGVEKMLVPGSVPYSDPYWRTSLFRSPEGGRCCSRRAVTFHGVNPVDMFLLEYLVYGLRVGSSREGSRASPTSSPPALAPMELTSLLRGKAFIKPYGIGGTT, encoded by the exons atgcAGGGCCTCGTTCGCTTCGGCGCGTTCCTCGTAGCGACCGTGTCGGGCTCGTTGCTGGCTGTGATCGTGCTGCAGTACCGGGAGATCCTCGAGACTACGGTCCACCTCGCGACCCCAGCCAGCTACGCACTGCCGTCATCTGGGTATCGGAGCTGGCTATCCGACCAGGGTCTGGAGCGCATTCCGCTCCAGTACGGCGTCAACGAGGCCCACGTGCTGTACGAGCGTGTGCCTGTGCTCTGCCTCATACATGCGACGTCCACGCAGCAGGCCCGGGCGGCTCTCAACACCTGGAGCCGGCGCTGCAACCGGGCGGTGTTTTTTGGAACCTTCTCTGACCCGTACGTGCCCATCGAACGGGTGAGCGACTCGTGCTCGCTCTTGCGGCGTGTGGTGCGCGCGCACGGCGGCTCCTTCCGTTGGCTGCTGCTCGTCGATGACGAGACGTTCGCCGTGGTGGAGAACTTGCGCTTCTACGTGGCTCCGCTGAACGCCAGCGCCGTCCACTACCTGGGTCACCCCGTGCGGGGCGCGCCCTTCCACAACGCGCTGGCTGCGGGCGTCGCGCTCAGCGAGGGAGCCGTGCgcgcgctgctgccgccgcgcgACCGTTCCGTGCGGTGCCGAAACGGCGACCACCAGCCGAGTATCGCTGAGCTGGACAAGTACATCGGCGCGCTGCTGCGGCGTGGCGGCCGCCCCGTGGAGCCGGTGGACACGCGAGACCCGCTTCGCCGAGGCCGCTTCAACCCGCTGGGCGTCGAGAAGATGCTCGTGCCGGGCTCCGTCCCCTACTCGGACCCGTACTGGCGGACCAGCCTGTTTCGCAGCCCCGAG GGTGGCCGCTGCTGCAGTCGACGAGCTGTCACCTTCCATGGTGTGAACCCAGTCGACATGTTTCTGCTGGAGTACCTGGTATATGGGCTACGCGTGGGCTCCAGCAGAGAGGGCAGCCGGGCTTCACCCACAAGCAGCCCACCAGCCCTTGCACCCATGGAACTGACCAGCCTACTCAGGGGCAAAGCCTTCATCAAGCCCTACGGCATTGGTGGCACTACCTGA